One Rubripirellula amarantea DNA segment encodes these proteins:
- a CDS encoding fasciclin domain-containing protein: MRKFGGMMLAALVVVSMSVQSAQAGCGTCDKTVVENAVAGEQFTTLVAAVKAAGLVDTLSGEGPFTVFAPTNEAFAALPDGTVESLLKPENKAKLVKILTYHVVSGKVMAKDVVGLTEAKTVEGSTIDIKVEGSDVMINNAKVIKTDINSKNGVIHVIDKVIMPE, encoded by the coding sequence ATGCGTAAGTTTGGTGGGATGATGTTGGCAGCTCTCGTTGTTGTCTCGATGAGTGTTCAATCGGCACAAGCTGGTTGTGGCACCTGCGACAAGACAGTTGTGGAAAATGCGGTTGCTGGTGAACAGTTCACGACTTTGGTGGCAGCCGTCAAAGCAGCCGGGTTGGTGGACACGTTGTCGGGCGAAGGTCCGTTTACCGTGTTCGCACCAACCAACGAAGCGTTCGCAGCGCTTCCTGATGGAACGGTGGAAAGCCTATTGAAGCCAGAGAATAAAGCGAAGTTGGTCAAGATTTTGACCTATCACGTCGTTTCCGGAAAAGTAATGGCGAAGGACGTCGTTGGGTTGACCGAAGCCAAAACGGTAGAAGGTTCAACCATTGACATCAAAGTCGAAGGTAGTGATGTCATGATCAACAACGCGAAGGTGATCAAGACAGACATCAATAGCAAGAACGGAGTCATCCACGTCATCGACAAGGTAATCATGCCAGAGTAA
- a CDS encoding DUF7450 family protein gives MNDRRETIRMLAALTVSASIGGSTAAKIAKSDDLTADGSAADAFEVVSVEPSNFVLHGLELQSLIDAERSWTKLRGPRYFSQSVSRPKHVSSHPNEFQLWYEISDPKPPSKKTLRFRDPHNSNEAITVQVGDPAFFLSPSQKLTSGLPTKIPANLNLMKAYRVTNTTPAKKQTEVEIETSWGPTTRKLDHPIFVCIACEEWHHEQHMPIKDDTRYQLVYASKEVEISDQTSVIDQFGLNKLTVSSAGWVSFEAALTE, from the coding sequence ATGAACGACCGACGCGAAACCATAAGAATGTTGGCTGCATTGACCGTTTCCGCGAGCATCGGAGGTTCCACTGCCGCGAAAATCGCAAAGTCCGATGATCTTACTGCGGACGGCTCCGCAGCAGACGCCTTTGAAGTGGTGTCGGTAGAACCATCGAACTTCGTTCTGCACGGTCTGGAACTGCAAAGCTTGATCGACGCCGAACGCTCATGGACAAAGCTCCGGGGCCCTCGTTACTTTTCTCAGTCCGTTTCGAGGCCCAAGCACGTCTCAAGTCACCCGAACGAATTTCAACTTTGGTACGAAATCTCAGATCCGAAACCTCCGTCCAAGAAAACGCTTCGCTTTCGTGACCCCCACAACTCTAACGAAGCGATCACGGTGCAAGTCGGTGACCCGGCCTTTTTCCTTTCTCCTTCCCAGAAACTTACTTCGGGTCTCCCAACTAAGATCCCAGCAAATCTAAACCTGATGAAAGCCTATCGGGTAACCAACACCACGCCGGCGAAGAAGCAAACCGAGGTCGAAATTGAAACTTCCTGGGGACCAACAACACGTAAATTGGATCATCCGATCTTTGTTTGCATCGCGTGCGAGGAATGGCACCACGAACAACACATGCCTATTAAGGACGACACTCGATATCAACTTGTTTACGCGTCCAAGGAGGTTGAAATTTCAGACCAAACGAGCGTTATCGACCAGTTTGGCTTGAACAAGTTAACGGTGTCATCCGCAGGATGGGTGTCATTTGAAGCGGCGCTAACGGAATAA
- a CDS encoding AraC family transcriptional regulator yields MESTGVQRDFLSQLDPSEQIFSLFDFMPGVSFFVKDRRGRFVMLNQRGCEYCGVTDQNAAIGKTDHDFFPKQRADEYQADDRAVMDAGEPIVGRMESAPEAEGSPRLVMTTKVPLRNRKGKVIGIAGFSYQVEQMRERSGTAAAFENVIESLHKDFAKPLTTESLAKTSGLSVSQFERRFRRAFGASPRQYLMRIRVENAARMLREGDASISDIALQCGFYDHSHFNRTFKRIMNTSPSQYRR; encoded by the coding sequence ATGGAAAGTACCGGTGTGCAGCGAGATTTTTTGAGCCAACTCGATCCCTCAGAGCAGATTTTCTCGCTTTTTGATTTTATGCCCGGGGTTTCGTTCTTCGTGAAAGATCGTCGGGGGCGTTTTGTGATGCTCAATCAAAGAGGCTGCGAATATTGCGGTGTCACGGATCAGAACGCTGCGATCGGCAAGACCGACCACGATTTTTTTCCCAAACAACGAGCGGATGAATATCAGGCTGACGATCGCGCGGTAATGGACGCTGGCGAACCGATCGTGGGGCGGATGGAAAGTGCACCTGAAGCGGAAGGGTCGCCACGATTGGTGATGACAACCAAGGTGCCACTACGCAACCGCAAGGGCAAAGTGATTGGAATCGCTGGGTTCTCGTACCAGGTCGAGCAGATGCGTGAGCGCAGCGGCACTGCTGCTGCATTCGAAAACGTTATCGAGTCTTTGCACAAGGATTTCGCCAAGCCATTGACCACCGAGTCGCTGGCCAAGACATCTGGGCTTTCGGTGAGCCAGTTCGAGCGTCGGTTCCGTCGAGCTTTTGGGGCCTCGCCTCGGCAATACTTGATGCGTATACGGGTTGAAAACGCGGCAAGGATGTTGCGAGAAGGTGACGCGTCGATTTCTGATATCGCATTGCAGTGCGGTTTCTACGACCACTCGCATTTCAATCGTACGTTCAAGCGAATCATGAATACCTCTCCTTCGCAATATCGACGTTAG
- a CDS encoding glycoside hydrolase family 32 protein produces the protein MNTHPVMFVLLLLTLLPSPLLSAGVSGEDLVIADFETDSYGNWTVTGNAFGTGPAKGTLPGQMKVSGFKGKGLVNSFLGGDKSKGTLTSAEFKLSQPYITFLIGGGGFPGKTGMRLLHDGKVVREATGTNVEPGGSEALSQGFWDVSDLQGQTLVIEIIDDAVGGWGHINVDQIVQSDHRPSRVPMQKSIVVDQPYLIIPIQNGGEKVTLEVSVNGKPVRHYTTELAMTPESVDWYAYFSMDAYAGQEAVVRAERVRPDVFDLVAMSAEVPGSQQFYKEPLRPQFHFSQKVGWNNDPNGMVFLDGEWHLYFQHNPVGWNWGNMTWGHAVSKDLVHWEQLPNVLFPETMATGACFSGGATVDFKNTAGWKEGDEDVLVAFLTDTGAGEAVVYSRDRGRTFSWYEGNPIIQHKGRDPKVIWYAYDDTDRPLDETAEQLGGHWAMVVYDETEGQGQRTSFYTSTNLKDWSPQSHLSGYYECPELFELAVDGDANNTRWVTFAADGKYVLGDFDGKSFTPEDDSKLQLFHGNIYASQTFDNAPDNRRILIGWSRIEMPGMPFNQAFTFPHELTLRTTPEGIRLFSKPVKEIESIYTGKQTAVAKSLTPEQSFSLQLDGELYDVEATFEIGNSQQVGLRMGNNEIVFNAQDETVMGVTANMVDKTVTLRVLVDRSQLEVWVNDGATTITERNKTVGPFSLLEAFAIGGEATLSSLQVHQLESAWPKE, from the coding sequence ATGAATACGCACCCTGTAATGTTCGTGCTGCTATTGCTAACGCTGCTGCCTAGTCCCCTATTATCGGCGGGCGTGTCCGGCGAAGACCTCGTGATTGCTGATTTTGAAACAGACAGCTACGGCAACTGGACCGTAACGGGGAACGCATTCGGAACTGGTCCGGCCAAGGGAACGCTGCCGGGTCAGATGAAGGTCAGCGGATTTAAAGGAAAGGGACTCGTCAATTCGTTTCTAGGCGGCGATAAGTCCAAAGGCACGCTGACGTCGGCAGAGTTCAAACTATCGCAGCCCTATATCACATTCTTGATTGGCGGCGGCGGTTTTCCTGGCAAGACTGGGATGCGACTTCTGCATGACGGTAAGGTGGTTCGTGAAGCGACCGGCACTAATGTTGAACCGGGAGGAAGCGAGGCATTGTCGCAAGGGTTCTGGGATGTCAGTGACCTGCAGGGGCAGACACTAGTGATTGAGATCATCGACGATGCCGTGGGCGGCTGGGGGCATATCAATGTTGACCAAATCGTTCAATCGGATCATCGCCCGAGTCGCGTGCCGATGCAGAAGTCGATTGTGGTGGATCAACCCTACCTGATTATTCCAATCCAAAACGGCGGCGAAAAGGTGACGCTCGAAGTCTCAGTCAACGGTAAGCCCGTACGGCACTATACCACCGAGCTAGCGATGACTCCCGAATCCGTAGATTGGTACGCGTACTTCTCGATGGATGCGTACGCTGGACAAGAAGCCGTGGTGCGTGCGGAACGTGTTCGTCCAGATGTCTTTGATTTAGTCGCCATGTCAGCGGAAGTGCCTGGGAGTCAACAGTTCTACAAAGAACCCTTAAGGCCGCAGTTTCACTTCTCTCAAAAGGTGGGCTGGAACAATGATCCCAACGGAATGGTGTTCCTTGACGGCGAATGGCACTTGTATTTCCAGCACAATCCCGTTGGTTGGAACTGGGGAAACATGACGTGGGGCCATGCTGTTAGCAAAGACTTGGTTCACTGGGAACAATTGCCAAACGTTTTGTTTCCTGAAACGATGGCGACCGGGGCCTGCTTTTCTGGCGGCGCGACGGTGGACTTCAAGAACACCGCAGGATGGAAAGAGGGAGATGAAGATGTCTTGGTTGCGTTTCTAACCGACACCGGCGCAGGTGAAGCTGTTGTGTACAGCCGAGATCGAGGACGGACCTTCTCGTGGTATGAGGGCAATCCGATTATCCAACACAAGGGCCGGGATCCGAAAGTGATTTGGTATGCCTATGACGATACCGATCGACCACTTGATGAGACTGCCGAGCAACTCGGTGGACATTGGGCGATGGTGGTCTACGACGAAACCGAAGGTCAGGGACAAAGGACGTCGTTTTACACGTCCACCAATTTGAAAGATTGGTCTCCGCAAAGTCACTTGTCGGGTTACTACGAGTGTCCTGAATTGTTTGAGTTGGCCGTGGACGGAGATGCGAATAACACTCGCTGGGTTACCTTCGCCGCCGATGGTAAATACGTCTTGGGCGACTTCGACGGTAAGTCGTTCACGCCGGAAGACGATTCAAAGCTTCAATTGTTCCATGGCAACATCTATGCATCTCAGACATTCGACAATGCTCCGGACAATCGAAGGATTCTGATTGGTTGGTCGCGTATTGAGATGCCCGGCATGCCATTCAATCAAGCGTTTACGTTCCCCCATGAACTAACTCTTCGAACAACCCCGGAGGGCATCCGGCTGTTCTCGAAACCCGTCAAAGAAATCGAAAGCATCTACACGGGCAAGCAAACCGCAGTCGCGAAGTCACTGACACCAGAGCAATCATTCTCGTTGCAACTTGATGGCGAGCTATATGACGTCGAGGCCACCTTCGAAATCGGGAATTCGCAGCAGGTCGGCTTGCGAATGGGGAACAACGAAATTGTGTTCAACGCCCAAGACGAAACGGTCATGGGCGTCACCGCCAACATGGTGGACAAGACTGTGACGTTGCGGGTTCTCGTTGACCGATCTCAACTTGAAGTGTGGGTGAATGATGGAGCCACAACCATTACCGAACGCAACAAGACCGTGGGGCCGTTTTCGTTGCTCGAAGCGTTTGCCATCGGTGGTGAAGCAACGTTGTCGAGCTTGCAAGTCCATCAACTCGAATCCGCATGGCCAAAGGAATAA
- a CDS encoding sugar porter family MFS transporter, protein MQSKVFFWSLSAALAGFLFGFDTVVISGAEKTIQSLWGLDNAMHGLAISMALWGTVLGSLVGGIPTDRWGRKRTLISIGALYTISAVWSGMATDEYSFMIARFIGGLGVGISTVTAPLYISEIAPPERRGRLAGMFQFNIVLGILIAFLSNYLIGRFVQVDAWRWMLGIEALPAIIYTVMCWGIPQSPRWLIAKRSDRAAAVSVLRQVNENASEAEIQKLADEIEKSAFESGGDGSQEPFWTWRLKTPILLAFMVAFFNQLSGINAILYFAPRIFQLAGLGENASLLNSIGIGVTNLLFTFLGLYLIDRMGRRALLYVGSFGYIASLGICAWTFLAHAPAFEVANAAMSVQSASGSLAKVQALPNPDLDDVSSLSSQLSGAVEKYLDSLASNQMDAGQYAVGESTPQDELNERTTAAMDVAAQQSGSGGNVVMICIFSFIAAHAVGQGAVIWVLISEIFPNRHRAAGQSLGSFTHWIFAALLTMVFPWMINTFAPGYVFGFFCFMMVLQLVWVATLVPETKGVPLEDMEAKLGIRELAS, encoded by the coding sequence ATGCAAAGCAAGGTCTTCTTTTGGTCATTGTCCGCCGCGTTAGCGGGTTTCTTGTTTGGTTTCGATACAGTCGTCATATCAGGTGCCGAGAAAACCATTCAAAGCTTGTGGGGCCTCGACAATGCAATGCATGGACTTGCGATCAGCATGGCGTTGTGGGGCACGGTACTTGGATCATTAGTCGGTGGAATTCCCACGGATCGCTGGGGCCGCAAGCGAACGCTGATTTCGATTGGGGCGCTCTACACGATATCAGCGGTGTGGTCTGGTATGGCGACGGATGAGTATTCGTTCATGATCGCAAGGTTCATAGGTGGACTTGGCGTTGGTATCTCGACGGTGACGGCGCCGCTGTACATCTCTGAGATCGCGCCACCGGAGCGTCGCGGTCGATTGGCGGGGATGTTCCAGTTCAATATTGTGCTGGGAATATTGATCGCGTTCCTTTCCAACTATCTGATCGGACGATTTGTTCAGGTGGACGCTTGGCGTTGGATGCTCGGAATCGAAGCTTTGCCTGCGATCATCTACACGGTGATGTGTTGGGGGATACCGCAGAGTCCACGATGGTTGATCGCTAAGAGATCTGATCGAGCTGCGGCTGTTAGTGTGCTGCGTCAGGTCAACGAAAACGCTAGCGAAGCGGAGATTCAGAAACTCGCCGATGAAATTGAAAAGTCGGCGTTTGAATCGGGAGGCGATGGCAGCCAAGAGCCGTTTTGGACTTGGCGATTGAAGACACCAATATTGCTTGCCTTCATGGTTGCGTTTTTTAATCAACTCTCGGGCATCAATGCGATTCTTTATTTTGCGCCGCGAATCTTTCAGTTGGCCGGACTCGGGGAAAACGCTTCGCTGTTAAATTCGATTGGTATCGGGGTCACCAACCTGTTGTTCACGTTTCTCGGTTTGTACTTGATTGACCGAATGGGAAGACGGGCGCTGCTGTATGTGGGATCCTTCGGGTACATCGCATCGTTGGGCATTTGCGCGTGGACTTTTCTTGCGCACGCACCGGCGTTTGAAGTCGCAAATGCGGCGATGTCAGTTCAGTCGGCTAGTGGCAGTCTTGCAAAGGTCCAAGCTCTACCCAATCCTGACCTCGACGATGTCTCTAGCTTGAGCTCGCAACTTTCCGGGGCGGTCGAAAAGTATCTCGACTCGCTCGCAAGTAACCAAATGGATGCGGGCCAGTATGCCGTTGGCGAAAGCACTCCCCAGGATGAACTGAACGAGCGAACGACCGCAGCCATGGATGTGGCTGCCCAACAATCCGGGTCGGGAGGCAACGTTGTGATGATCTGCATCTTTTCGTTCATTGCCGCTCACGCGGTTGGTCAAGGTGCGGTGATTTGGGTTCTGATCAGCGAGATATTCCCCAATCGGCATCGTGCAGCCGGCCAGTCACTTGGCAGCTTTACGCATTGGATTTTCGCGGCCTTGTTGACGATGGTTTTTCCTTGGATGATCAACACGTTCGCACCTGGATACGTATTTGGATTTTTCTGCTTCATGATGGTGCTGCAATTAGTTTGGGTCGCGACATTAGTCCCCGAAACGAAGGGCGTTCCATTGGAGGACATGGAAGCCAAGCTAGGGATTCGCGAACTCGCTTCCTAA
- a CDS encoding DUF1592 domain-containing protein codes for MANESESNLIATSESWEKQGWPLLERFCLDCHNEDIAEGELDLSSYSSLEVMEGGAGTMQRVLEMIRFGAMPPEDAEVPTDEERKLLSDSLDQTLYAVSCDLRPRPGRVTARRLNRAEYNRTVSDLFGMKLTPADSFPSDEVGAGFDNNSDVLSLSPLQIEKYISAAEEVAATVLVDPGTLPRVELIRPSDQLLTVGPIGVGSFNGLFIKPETIAWAEYEVPTDGRYRIRFYGGSATKDARTVAVFDKSGKLLQRAELEYFGGGGSSKRFDFEIDLVKGKHQFFVRAADESDQKAEVGESVRPERIALSDDQLADAIERSKHPLKRTRKLDADAFALVIRNLQLSGPVRTPEGALPPSQYRILRKTAKKRGDKWKDVAPAAEQCMKPLMRLAFRRPVTDDEVQPYVNLVVEATDRGESYYRGVQIAVTAVLMSPHFLFRIEVPPSDWVADEESGNEVPLTQLQLASRMSYFLWSSMPDEELLKLAEQGRLEGTTLKHQINRMLRHEKADALSTQFASQWLGLRNLTSHEADTDRFPAFTPSLKSAMLRETQMLFSQLVKDNRPVGDLLTADYTFVNQELAKHYELNEAANELSSAADHFQKVSIKNTPRRGVLSHASVLTLTSNPGRTSPVKRGKWILENVLGTPPPDPPAGVPELDETKTADADATLREQLELHRADASCAACHRVMDQLGFGLEQFDAIGQLRTMDGKHKVDSSGELPGGRLFDGASELTTVLGATESKAFATNVTKQLMAFSLGRGLSPQDRCVIDAIVQSTSSNDYRFQDIITEVILSRPFQFYEWNGPSTVQSTEGK; via the coding sequence ATGGCAAACGAGAGTGAATCGAATCTAATTGCGACGTCCGAGAGTTGGGAAAAGCAAGGTTGGCCGTTGCTTGAACGGTTCTGTTTGGACTGCCACAACGAAGACATTGCGGAAGGCGAACTTGATCTGTCTTCGTATTCTTCACTCGAAGTCATGGAAGGCGGCGCGGGCACAATGCAACGCGTTCTCGAAATGATTCGGTTCGGTGCCATGCCACCTGAAGACGCGGAAGTTCCCACAGACGAAGAACGGAAATTGCTTTCGGACTCGCTAGACCAAACGCTCTATGCGGTTTCATGCGATCTTCGTCCACGTCCAGGACGCGTGACAGCTCGACGGCTCAATCGGGCTGAATACAACCGTACGGTCAGTGATCTCTTCGGAATGAAGCTAACTCCTGCGGACAGCTTCCCTTCGGACGAAGTGGGCGCCGGATTCGACAACAACAGTGACGTACTTTCACTTTCGCCGTTGCAGATTGAAAAGTACATCTCCGCCGCCGAGGAAGTGGCTGCCACCGTGTTGGTCGACCCCGGCACTCTTCCTCGCGTAGAGCTGATTCGTCCATCAGATCAACTGCTGACCGTTGGTCCTATCGGAGTCGGCAGTTTCAACGGACTCTTTATTAAACCTGAAACCATCGCTTGGGCCGAGTACGAAGTTCCAACCGATGGGCGGTATCGCATACGATTCTACGGAGGCTCGGCCACAAAAGATGCCCGAACGGTAGCCGTCTTTGACAAGTCTGGAAAGTTGCTCCAGCGGGCCGAGTTAGAATATTTCGGTGGTGGTGGAAGCAGCAAACGATTTGATTTTGAAATAGATCTGGTCAAAGGAAAGCATCAGTTCTTTGTTCGAGCGGCTGACGAGAGCGACCAGAAAGCCGAGGTTGGTGAGAGCGTTAGACCAGAGCGGATAGCTTTAAGCGATGACCAACTTGCTGATGCCATTGAGCGATCAAAACATCCGCTCAAGCGAACTCGCAAGCTAGACGCCGATGCCTTTGCATTGGTGATTCGGAATCTGCAACTTTCTGGTCCAGTTCGCACTCCCGAAGGTGCTCTGCCGCCGAGTCAGTATCGAATTCTTCGTAAGACGGCCAAGAAACGGGGCGACAAGTGGAAGGACGTCGCGCCCGCGGCAGAACAATGCATGAAGCCGCTGATGCGGCTCGCCTTCCGCAGGCCAGTTACTGACGACGAAGTCCAACCGTACGTCAATCTCGTAGTGGAAGCGACTGATCGCGGCGAATCGTACTATCGCGGTGTTCAGATTGCCGTCACGGCTGTTTTGATGTCACCTCACTTTTTGTTCCGCATTGAAGTCCCGCCTTCCGATTGGGTTGCCGACGAGGAAAGCGGCAACGAGGTTCCGCTGACTCAGCTTCAGCTAGCGTCGCGGATGTCTTACTTCCTTTGGAGCAGCATGCCGGATGAGGAATTATTGAAGCTGGCTGAACAGGGAAGGCTTGAAGGCACAACGTTAAAGCATCAAATCAACCGAATGCTTCGGCACGAAAAAGCCGATGCATTGTCGACTCAATTTGCGTCGCAGTGGCTTGGGTTGAGAAACTTGACCAGTCATGAAGCCGACACCGATCGCTTTCCCGCGTTCACGCCCTCGCTGAAGTCAGCAATGCTGCGTGAGACACAGATGTTGTTTTCCCAGTTGGTAAAAGACAACCGTCCGGTCGGAGATTTATTGACGGCCGACTACACCTTTGTGAATCAGGAGTTGGCGAAACATTACGAGTTAAATGAAGCCGCGAATGAACTGAGCAGTGCTGCCGATCACTTCCAAAAGGTGTCGATTAAGAACACTCCTCGGCGCGGGGTCCTATCGCATGCAAGTGTTTTGACATTGACCAGTAACCCCGGTCGTACTTCCCCCGTGAAAAGGGGGAAATGGATATTAGAGAATGTGTTGGGAACACCGCCGCCAGATCCACCAGCGGGCGTTCCAGAACTAGACGAAACGAAAACCGCCGACGCGGATGCAACATTGCGCGAGCAACTTGAATTGCACCGTGCCGATGCGTCTTGTGCAGCATGCCATCGCGTCATGGACCAACTCGGGTTTGGGTTGGAACAATTCGATGCCATCGGTCAGTTGCGGACAATGGACGGTAAACACAAAGTCGATTCCAGCGGAGAATTGCCGGGAGGGCGACTTTTCGATGGTGCGTCAGAACTAACAACGGTGCTGGGGGCAACGGAATCAAAAGCCTTTGCAACGAACGTAACCAAACAGCTCATGGCGTTCTCGCTTGGTCGAGGATTGTCGCCTCAAGATCGATGTGTGATCGACGCCATCGTTCAATCAACATCGTCAAACGACTACCGATTCCAAGACATCATCACCGAAGTGATTTTGAGTCGTCCATTTCAGTTCTACGAATGGAATGGCCCAAGTACTGTTCAGTCAACCGAGGGAAAATAG